A region of Roseobacter litoralis Och 149 DNA encodes the following proteins:
- a CDS encoding CAP domain-containing protein: MIRLISLLIALTVALSACAPTSSSSRLGSDGKPLPQLYRIKDRDTANIQFRMLDAVNALRSASGQAPVALDAQLNAAAATHSRDMSVQNRPWHFGSDGSSPIDRVQRVGFSGTLVGENISETYETEIETLAAWMEKPDTRRVILSPDADRLGFAWFQESKGKIWWTLILGKSSGASSGLGT, encoded by the coding sequence ATGATCCGCCTGATATCGCTGCTTATTGCGTTGACCGTCGCTCTGTCTGCCTGTGCGCCGACGTCATCGAGCTCGCGGTTGGGCTCTGACGGTAAACCATTGCCGCAACTTTACCGAATCAAAGACCGTGATACGGCGAATATTCAGTTCCGAATGCTGGATGCGGTGAACGCCTTGCGCTCCGCCTCGGGTCAGGCCCCTGTAGCGCTCGATGCACAACTAAATGCAGCCGCGGCGACACATTCGCGGGATATGTCCGTGCAAAACAGGCCATGGCACTTTGGATCGGATGGCTCGTCGCCGATTGATCGTGTGCAGCGGGTTGGTTTTTCCGGCACGCTTGTTGGTGAAAACATCTCGGAAACCTATGAAACCGAGATCGAAACACTTGCCGCCTGGATGGAAAAGCCCGACACCCGGCGCGTTATTCTGTCCCCCGACGCAGACCGTCTGGGTTTTGCCTGGTTTCAGGAGAGCAAAGGCAAGATTTGGTGGACCTTGATCCTTGGCAAATCTTCAGGTGCTTCTTCAGGTCTCGGGACCTGA
- a CDS encoding L,D-transpeptidase, with protein sequence MSEPNFKKPGRRAFLAGSAALLASPVIAQDLGSVNSSGTTQGERDLTESVRRNISSFRTLDWQPYFSDLRKGAILVDIDSRALHYWAEGGDFYKLYPSSVPLSEELTRRGRTKIVRKVEGPSWRPTPSMLERNPDWPEFIGPGPDNPMGTHALYLSWTYYRIHGTHDTRKIGRQSSNGCIGLFNEHIAELFELSEVGTQVLLI encoded by the coding sequence ATGTCTGAACCGAACTTCAAGAAACCCGGACGCCGGGCATTTCTGGCAGGCAGTGCTGCTTTGCTGGCGTCTCCGGTGATCGCGCAGGATCTGGGATCGGTCAATTCCTCGGGCACCACACAGGGTGAGCGGGATCTGACGGAATCGGTGCGCCGCAATATATCGAGCTTTCGCACACTTGACTGGCAGCCTTATTTCTCAGACCTGAGAAAAGGCGCGATCCTTGTCGATATCGACAGCCGGGCGCTTCATTACTGGGCGGAGGGTGGCGATTTCTATAAACTCTATCCATCAAGCGTGCCGCTCTCCGAAGAGTTGACCCGTCGTGGACGCACCAAAATCGTGCGCAAGGTCGAGGGTCCAAGCTGGCGGCCCACGCCCTCCATGTTGGAACGCAACCCGGATTGGCCAGAATTTATTGGCCCGGGACCCGATAACCCCATGGGTACGCACGCTCTTTATCTGAGCTGGACCTACTACAGAATCCACGGAACGCATGACACCCGGAAAATCGGTCGGCAATCGTCCAATGGCTGCATCGGGCTTTTCAATGAACACATTGCTGAACTTTTCGAACTGTCTGAAGTCGGCACACAGGTGTTGCTAATTTGA
- the hemH gene encoding ferrochelatase: MLDSSSTVKAMARPTHAATDHPEVAKPKIGILLANLGTPDNYDYWSMRRYLNEFLSDRRVIDYSPWIWQPLLQLIILSKRPFSSGAAYKSIWNEEDGESPLMTITKAQTKKVKEVMTKRHGDEVMVDFCMRYGNPSTRSKVAAMTAAGCRKILFFPLYPHYAGATSATANDEFFRSLTYEKWQPTTRTVDPYFDRPDYIEALAQSIEKAYAGMVTKPDILVCSYHGVPIRYLMEGDPYHCQCQKTTRLLKERLGWADTEITTTFQSKFGPEEWLQPYTVEEVARLAEAGKKNIAVCAPAFSADCIETLEEINEEIKESFEEAGGEQFTYIPCLNDDDAHITALCNTIEDNLKGWIEPQN; the protein is encoded by the coding sequence ATGCTGGATAGCAGCTCCACAGTGAAGGCAATGGCACGGCCCACGCATGCAGCGACCGACCATCCGGAGGTCGCCAAGCCCAAGATCGGCATTTTGCTGGCAAATCTTGGGACGCCGGACAATTACGACTACTGGTCGATGCGCCGGTATCTCAACGAGTTCCTGTCTGACCGCCGCGTTATCGATTATAGCCCCTGGATCTGGCAGCCGTTGCTGCAGTTGATCATTCTGTCCAAGCGACCCTTTTCCAGCGGCGCTGCGTATAAATCTATCTGGAACGAAGAAGACGGTGAAAGCCCGTTGATGACGATCACAAAAGCCCAGACCAAAAAGGTCAAAGAGGTGATGACCAAGAGGCATGGCGACGAAGTCATGGTTGATTTCTGCATGCGTTACGGCAATCCGTCCACCCGATCCAAAGTTGCCGCGATGACGGCAGCAGGATGCCGTAAGATACTGTTTTTCCCGCTTTACCCGCACTATGCGGGTGCGACATCAGCCACGGCAAATGATGAGTTTTTCCGCTCGCTGACCTATGAGAAATGGCAACCGACGACCCGCACGGTCGATCCCTATTTCGATCGCCCCGACTATATTGAGGCGCTGGCACAGTCGATTGAAAAAGCCTACGCCGGGATGGTGACCAAACCCGATATTCTGGTCTGTTCATACCACGGCGTTCCGATCCGCTATCTGATGGAGGGTGACCCCTATCATTGCCAGTGCCAGAAAACGACGCGACTGCTCAAAGAGCGGTTGGGCTGGGCGGATACCGAGATCACGACGACGTTCCAGTCCAAGTTTGGTCCCGAAGAATGGTTGCAACCCTATACCGTCGAGGAAGTCGCAAGGCTGGCAGAAGCGGGTAAAAAGAACATCGCCGTCTGCGCGCCCGCATTCTCGGCGGACTGCATTGAGACACTTGAAGAGATCAACGAAGAAATCAAAGAGAGCTTTGAAGAGGCGGGCGGTGAACAGTTCACCTATATTCCCTGCCTGAACGATGATGACGCGCATATAACCGCGCTGTGCAACACGATCGAAGACAACCTCAAAGGTTGGATCGAGCCACAAAACTGA
- a CDS encoding methyltransferase domain-containing protein encodes MTKHTKLTDTQALKRHRARAVPEELFLQESAADEVQDRLSLVNRAFTAPAVVTPFPDVWQKHMPKALIVPDSETLDLEVGAHDLVIHAMSLHWANDPVGQLIQCRRSLKPDGLMIAATLGGQTLQELRSCLSEAEIALTGGLSPRVVPMGEIRDLGALLQRAGFALPVADSVTLRAQYRDAFHLMHDLRNMGETNALDQRRRLAPPRRLFEQTAALYAENYATEADQVNATFELVFLTGWAASDTQQKPLRPGSAKQRLADALSVPELPLHD; translated from the coding sequence ATGACCAAACACACAAAACTAACCGACACGCAGGCTCTTAAACGCCACCGCGCACGCGCTGTGCCGGAGGAATTGTTTTTGCAAGAATCGGCAGCGGACGAAGTGCAGGATCGACTGTCCTTGGTTAATAGGGCGTTTACGGCACCTGCCGTTGTCACGCCTTTTCCCGATGTCTGGCAGAAACATATGCCCAAGGCGCTCATTGTACCGGACAGTGAGACGCTGGACCTTGAGGTCGGCGCGCATGATCTGGTCATCCACGCCATGTCGCTGCACTGGGCGAATGATCCTGTCGGTCAGCTGATCCAGTGTCGGCGGAGCCTGAAACCCGACGGGCTGATGATTGCAGCCACATTGGGCGGACAAACCCTGCAAGAACTGCGCAGTTGTCTCAGCGAGGCGGAAATTGCCCTTACCGGGGGGTTGTCACCACGGGTCGTCCCAATGGGAGAAATCCGCGATCTGGGTGCGCTGTTGCAGCGGGCAGGATTCGCGCTGCCGGTTGCTGACAGCGTGACGCTTCGCGCACAATACCGCGACGCGTTTCACCTGATGCATGATTTGCGAAACATGGGTGAGACAAATGCGCTCGATCAAAGGCGACGTTTAGCCCCCCCGCGCAGGCTTTTTGAACAAACGGCAGCGCTTTATGCAGAAAACTATGCAACCGAGGCAGATCAGGTCAATGCAACGTTTGAACTGGTCTTTTTGACAGGCTGGGCTGCAAGTGACACGCAGCAAAAGCCGTTACGTCCGGGATCTGCAAAACAACGCCTTGCGGATGCCCTGAGTGTACCAGAGCTGCCGTTGCATGATTGA
- a CDS encoding ComF family protein — protein MKGSIKVSQLGFQTAVSLVYPPRCLGCGGQVESDFGLCGSCWRDTPFIGGSICDSCGTPLPGDNHDDCLKCDDCMITPRSWTKGRAALLYKDNARRMVLALKHGDRQEIAEPAALWMSRAIEDLPLENMLVAPIPLHWMRLLKRRYNQSALLAQALARHAGLPVCPDLLQRQRRTQPMDGMTKEVRFTSVKGAIRAHPKRRHRLAGRPILLVDDVFTSGATLSSATDACLAAGSGPVYVVTLARVIKNT, from the coding sequence ATGAAAGGATCAATTAAGGTGTCGCAGCTAGGTTTTCAAACGGCAGTTTCACTTGTGTACCCTCCCCGGTGTCTGGGATGCGGTGGACAGGTCGAAAGCGATTTCGGTCTTTGTGGCAGCTGTTGGCGGGATACACCATTTATCGGCGGGTCGATCTGCGACAGTTGCGGGACGCCTTTGCCGGGCGATAACCATGACGACTGCCTTAAATGCGATGACTGCATGATCACACCTAGATCATGGACGAAGGGACGTGCAGCGCTTTTGTATAAAGACAATGCGCGGCGCATGGTGCTTGCGCTCAAACACGGCGACCGTCAGGAAATAGCCGAGCCTGCCGCGCTCTGGATGTCGCGCGCGATTGAAGACCTGCCGTTGGAAAATATGCTGGTTGCCCCGATTCCATTGCATTGGATGCGCCTTTTGAAGCGTCGCTATAACCAATCCGCGTTACTGGCGCAGGCCCTTGCCCGGCATGCCGGCTTGCCTGTCTGTCCCGACCTTTTGCAACGACAGCGGCGCACGCAGCCCATGGACGGCATGACCAAAGAAGTCAGGTTCACCTCGGTCAAGGGTGCTATCCGCGCGCATCCAAAAAGACGCCACCGGTTGGCGGGCCGACCGATCCTGTTGGTGGATGATGTCTTTACCTCTGGGGCCACTCTGTCATCGGCCACAGATGCCTGTCTTGCCGCCGGATCAGGCCCGGTTTACGTCGTCACCCTAGCGCGCGTGATAAAAAATACCTAA
- the grxC gene encoding glutaredoxin 3, producing the protein MKNVEIYTSPLCGFCHAAKRLLSQKGITFAEVDVLADPGRKPEMVQRANGSRTVPQIFVGDLHVGGCDDLYALERAGKLDQLLAA; encoded by the coding sequence ATGAAAAACGTGGAAATCTATACCTCCCCCCTCTGTGGCTTTTGTCATGCGGCCAAGCGGCTGCTGTCGCAAAAGGGAATCACCTTTGCCGAGGTTGATGTTCTGGCGGACCCGGGCCGCAAGCCGGAAATGGTGCAGCGCGCCAACGGCAGCCGTACGGTCCCGCAAATCTTTGTGGGTGATCTCCATGTCGGTGGCTGTGATGACCTTTATGCGCTTGAGCGTGCTGGCAAGCTGGATCAGTTGCTGGCCGCGTAA
- a CDS encoding carbon-nitrogen hydrolase family protein: protein MKTALLQLSVSDDPAENLPVTLGYLRQAAAEGAQFILTPEVTNCLSTSRSHQREVLSHEADDLTLQAMQQEARALGVWILIGSLALKTGDADGRFANRSFMIDPQGAIVARYDKIHMFDVQVTPEETYRESDGYRPGQHAVTAQTEFATIGMTVCYDVRFSALHSALARAGADILTVPAAFSPVTGAAHWHALLRARAIETGCYVLAPAQTGTHPSKQHKTRATYGHSLVVGPWGDVQLDAGTQPGVYMTDLHMEQVGSARARIPSLANARLFDGP from the coding sequence ATGAAAACCGCCTTGTTACAGCTTAGTGTTTCGGATGATCCGGCAGAAAACCTCCCGGTCACGTTGGGGTACCTGCGGCAGGCCGCTGCTGAGGGCGCACAGTTCATACTCACGCCTGAAGTTACGAATTGTCTGTCCACAAGCCGGTCGCATCAGCGTGAGGTCTTGTCGCATGAGGCGGACGATCTGACCCTGCAAGCAATGCAACAAGAGGCGCGCGCGCTGGGTGTTTGGATTCTCATCGGGTCGCTGGCGTTAAAGACCGGGGATGCGGATGGGCGCTTTGCGAACCGGTCCTTCATGATCGACCCCCAGGGGGCCATTGTGGCGCGGTACGATAAAATACATATGTTCGATGTGCAGGTCACGCCCGAAGAAACCTATCGCGAATCGGATGGGTATCGGCCGGGGCAACATGCCGTGACCGCGCAAACAGAGTTTGCGACGATAGGCATGACCGTTTGTTATGATGTGCGTTTTTCGGCGCTGCATTCAGCGCTGGCGCGCGCAGGTGCGGACATCCTGACCGTGCCTGCCGCGTTTTCCCCGGTAACTGGTGCGGCGCATTGGCATGCGTTGCTGCGCGCGCGCGCGATTGAGACCGGATGCTATGTTCTGGCGCCCGCACAAACCGGCACACATCCCAGCAAACAGCACAAGACGCGGGCCACCTACGGCCATTCGCTGGTGGTTGGCCCATGGGGAGATGTGCAATTGGACGCAGGTACGCAACCGGGCGTTTACATGACCGATCTGCATATGGAACAAGTAGGGTCAGCGCGGGCGAGAATTCCAAGCCTTGCGAATGCGCGCCTTTTCGATGGTCCCTGA
- a CDS encoding MarR family winged helix-turn-helix transcriptional regulator: protein MNDDKNALAIALFTEVMAADQLVRARLSRVLPKGMEISHFSVLNHLAWIADERTPAQLAETLHVTRGAMTNTLGKLEWAGYVHIRPDWDDARRKLVAISPAGRQARDYAVGTVTPVITQMVDKMGAEQVRGAIPILREMRMLLGDES from the coding sequence ATGAATGACGACAAAAACGCCCTTGCGATAGCTCTTTTTACCGAAGTTATGGCGGCTGATCAGCTCGTGCGCGCCCGCCTCAGCCGCGTGTTGCCCAAGGGGATGGAAATCTCGCATTTCTCGGTGTTGAATCACCTGGCGTGGATCGCGGATGAACGCACCCCGGCGCAACTTGCCGAGACACTGCATGTGACGCGGGGCGCTATGACCAACACCTTGGGCAAGCTGGAGTGGGCAGGTTACGTGCACATTCGCCCCGATTGGGATGACGCACGGCGCAAACTTGTCGCCATCAGCCCCGCAGGGCGTCAGGCGCGCGACTATGCGGTCGGGACTGTCACGCCTGTGATCACTCAGATGGTCGATAAAATGGGCGCAGAACAGGTGCGCGGTGCGATACCCATTCTGCGCGAGATGCGCATGCTACTCGGGGATGAGAGCTAG
- the ubiG gene encoding bifunctional 2-polyprenyl-6-hydroxyphenol methylase/3-demethylubiquinol 3-O-methyltransferase UbiG — translation MQAPQTTVDPSEIAKFEAMAAEWWDENGKFKPLHMLNPCRLDYITAQIAGEFDRDLATSEPFKGLRILDIGCGGGLLAEPMARLGADVVGADAAERNIPVARVHAERSGLTIDYRHTTAEALAAAGEQFDVVLNMEVVEHVASPIDYLIACRQLLKRGGLQVCSTLNRNPKSYVMAIIGAEHVMRWLPKGTHEWSKFITPDELYDLLRQAGMDPVDRKGFVFNPITWSWKLSDRDLSVNYVTASIKPA, via the coding sequence ATGCAAGCGCCACAAACAACTGTTGATCCGTCTGAAATTGCTAAATTTGAGGCAATGGCGGCTGAATGGTGGGACGAAAACGGGAAATTCAAACCACTGCACATGCTGAACCCGTGCCGGTTGGATTATATTACCGCGCAGATTGCGGGTGAATTTGACCGGGATCTGGCCACGTCAGAGCCGTTCAAAGGATTGCGTATCCTCGACATCGGTTGCGGGGGCGGTCTGCTGGCTGAACCCATGGCGCGTCTCGGGGCGGATGTCGTTGGCGCAGATGCGGCAGAACGCAACATCCCGGTCGCGCGCGTGCATGCTGAGCGGTCAGGCCTGACCATTGATTATCGTCACACCACCGCAGAAGCGCTCGCCGCGGCGGGAGAGCAATTCGACGTGGTCCTCAATATGGAGGTGGTGGAGCATGTGGCCTCCCCCATCGACTACCTGATCGCCTGTCGTCAGCTTCTTAAACGCGGTGGGTTGCAGGTCTGTTCGACACTGAACCGGAATCCGAAATCCTATGTGATGGCCATCATCGGGGCTGAACATGTGATGCGCTGGCTGCCCAAAGGCACACATGAGTGGTCCAAGTTCATCACCCCTGATGAGCTATATGACCTTTTGCGTCAGGCGGGAATGGACCCCGTTGACCGCAAAGGTTTTGTGTTTAACCCGATCACATGGTCGTGGAAGCTGTCGGATCGGGATCTGAGCGTGAACTACGTGACGGCAAGCATCAAGCCCGCCTAG
- the pip gene encoding prolyl aminopeptidase, with protein MDKFSDQKRAVQYLYPPVDPFDQRMLDVGQGHRVYVEQCGNPTGIPVIVLHGGPGGGCSPAMRRYFDPSIFRVILFDQRGCGRSRPHASVTHNTTWHLVDDIELIRRALDIDDWIVFGGSWGATLSLIYAETHPDRARHLVLRGVFLMTQAELDWFYGGGAGKFWPEVWARFTGPIPEDERGDLIEAYRRRLFSGDMPQETRFAKAWSSWENALASIHSSGSTGDSPGEYARAFARLENHYFSNAGFLDFDGQILANVGRIAHIPGVIVQGRYDMICPPESAYRLAEAWDNCELKIVRNAGHALSEPGISAELVRTMDRIGGR; from the coding sequence ATGGATAAATTCTCGGACCAAAAGCGCGCAGTGCAATACCTGTACCCCCCGGTTGATCCTTTCGATCAGCGGATGCTGGATGTTGGTCAGGGACATCGCGTCTATGTTGAGCAATGTGGCAACCCCACGGGCATACCGGTGATCGTGTTGCATGGGGGGCCCGGTGGCGGATGCAGCCCGGCAATGCGGCGCTATTTTGACCCTTCAATTTTTCGCGTCATCCTGTTTGATCAACGCGGGTGCGGTCGCTCACGGCCCCATGCCAGCGTAACGCATAACACCACATGGCATCTTGTCGATGACATCGAATTGATTCGGCGCGCGCTGGATATCGATGACTGGATCGTGTTTGGCGGCAGCTGGGGCGCAACGCTGTCGCTGATCTATGCAGAAACGCACCCGGATCGCGCGCGTCATCTGGTCTTGCGCGGCGTTTTCCTGATGACCCAGGCCGAGCTTGACTGGTTCTATGGCGGCGGCGCGGGCAAGTTCTGGCCAGAGGTTTGGGCGCGGTTCACCGGACCCATCCCCGAAGACGAGCGGGGCGATCTGATCGAAGCCTACCGCCGCCGGTTGTTTTCCGGCGACATGCCGCAGGAAACGCGCTTTGCCAAGGCTTGGTCGTCGTGGGAAAACGCGCTGGCATCAATCCATTCTTCGGGATCAACGGGGGACAGTCCCGGTGAATATGCCCGCGCTTTCGCCCGGCTCGAGAATCACTATTTTTCGAACGCTGGCTTTCTGGACTTTGACGGGCAGATTCTGGCGAATGTCGGTCGGATTGCACATATTCCCGGCGTCATTGTTCAGGGTCGCTATGATATGATCTGCCCACCCGAAAGCGCCTATCGCCTCGCTGAGGCTTGGGACAATTGCGAATTGAAGATCGTTCGCAATGCAGGTCATGCGCTTTCGGAACCGGGGATCAGCGCCGAACTCGTGCGCACCATGGACAGGATTGGCGGTCGATGA
- a CDS encoding ABC transporter substrate-binding protein, with protein sequence MTRRSHMDRRALFATGAAAALLAATGVSAQASPARRGRLRAALSGARRTDSFDARQDHGLFMQVAMVGAVFDTLTEVAADGTLHGELSTAWEGDARAQVWTLTLRENVDFHDGTRFSAQDVVASFDLHRQTLLADVARVSVLDAQRVLVELHEGDPHFPYRLSDPRLVIYPAGNMAVAMSDGIGTGLYRVQRFQPGRHFLGQRVAQHYKDGRAGWFDTVELVALSSSAVRAEALRDNYVDAAELSDTSDLADLSGITLLPETVSMTAAVSERLALPHHTGSRWPLDNLRAAERWWMA encoded by the coding sequence ATGACACGGCGCTCACATATGGACCGGCGGGCGCTTTTTGCCACGGGTGCTGCTGCGGCTTTGCTGGCGGCGACCGGTGTGTCTGCGCAGGCAAGTCCGGCGCGGCGCGGTCGGTTGCGCGCTGCCCTGTCAGGTGCGCGCCGCACAGATAGTTTTGACGCACGACAAGACCACGGTCTGTTCATGCAGGTGGCCATGGTGGGTGCCGTGTTTGACACCCTGACCGAAGTTGCTGCTGACGGAACGCTTCATGGCGAGTTGTCGACCGCTTGGGAAGGGGATGCGCGCGCGCAGGTCTGGACCCTTACCTTGCGTGAGAATGTCGATTTTCATGACGGGACGCGGTTTTCGGCACAGGATGTGGTCGCATCCTTTGATCTGCACCGTCAGACGTTGCTTGCGGATGTCGCAAGGGTGTCAGTTCTTGATGCGCAACGTGTTTTGGTCGAATTGCACGAAGGTGATCCGCATTTCCCTTACCGGCTATCCGATCCACGGCTGGTTATTTATCCGGCCGGGAACATGGCAGTGGCGATGTCGGATGGAATCGGCACGGGCCTGTACAGGGTTCAGCGCTTTCAGCCCGGGCGGCATTTTCTCGGTCAGCGGGTGGCGCAGCATTATAAAGACGGGCGTGCCGGATGGTTTGATACGGTCGAGCTTGTTGCGCTTTCCTCAAGTGCCGTGCGGGCAGAAGCGTTGAGAGACAACTACGTGGATGCTGCGGAGCTGTCGGACACCTCGGATTTGGCGGACCTGTCCGGTATCACGCTTTTGCCGGAAACGGTTTCAATGACGGCCGCTGTTTCAGAGCGGCTTGCCTTGCCTCATCATACCGGATCGCGCTGGCCGTTGGATAATTTACGCGCTGCTGAGCGTTGGTGGATGGCCTGA
- the rimP gene encoding ribosome maturation factor RimP: protein MNNDLIAKAAIDRRMAEIITPVIEDMGFELVRVRLMSGKSTILQIMADKPDGGIEVDDCAEISQAVSAVLDVEDPILDEYTLEVSSPGIDRPLTRLKDFEMFEGYEAKIETGEMIDGRRRFKGALAGVENDEVLINVEEGTIGLKFDWLSDAKLVLTDDLIKEMLRQRKAAGAFDETNFDEVSTELETDTPAEGDQ, encoded by the coding sequence ATGAACAACGACCTGATTGCAAAAGCTGCCATAGATCGCCGCATGGCCGAGATCATCACCCCGGTGATCGAGGACATGGGGTTCGAACTGGTGCGCGTGCGTCTGATGTCCGGCAAGTCGACCATTTTGCAGATCATGGCGGATAAGCCCGATGGCGGGATCGAGGTGGACGACTGCGCCGAGATCAGCCAGGCGGTGAGTGCGGTGCTCGACGTGGAGGACCCGATCCTTGATGAATACACGCTTGAGGTTTCAAGCCCGGGAATCGACCGGCCCCTGACGCGGCTCAAAGACTTTGAGATGTTCGAAGGATACGAGGCTAAGATCGAAACCGGCGAAATGATTGATGGCCGCCGACGGTTTAAAGGCGCACTTGCCGGCGTTGAGAATGATGAGGTTCTGATCAATGTCGAAGAAGGCACGATCGGCCTGAAATTTGACTGGCTCAGTGATGCCAAACTGGTGCTCACGGACGACCTGATCAAAGAAATGTTGCGCCAGCGTAAGGCTGCCGGTGCATTTGATGAGACAAATTTCGACGAGGTTTCTACCGAGCTAGAGACCGATACGCCTGCTGAGGGAGACCAATAA
- the nusA gene encoding transcription termination factor NusA, with amino-acid sequence MAITSANQLELLQTAEAVAREKMIDPGLVVEAMEESLARAAKSRYGAEMDIRVHIDRKTGKATFTRVRTVVEDELLENYQAEFTVEQAKQYMENPEVGQQLIEEVPPVEMGRIAAQSAKQVILQKVREAERDRQFEEFKDRAGSIINGLVKREEYGNVIVDVGAGEAILRRNEKIGRESYRPNDRIRVYIKDVRREQRGPQIFLSRTAPEFMAELFKMEVPEIYDGIIEIKAVARDPGSRAKIAVISYDNSIDPVGACVGMRGSRVQAVVNELQGEKIDIIPWNEDQPTFLVNALQPAEVSKVVLDEEAGKIEVVVPEEQLSLAIGRRGQNVRLASQLTGLDIDIMTEEQESARRQAEFELRTQLFVDNLDLDEFFAQLLVSEGFTSLEEVAYVEVDELLVIDGVDADTANELQARARDVLEAQNKAAIESARALGVEDSLIEFEGLTPQMIEALAKDDVKTLEDFATCADWELAGGWTTVDGERSKDDGVLEPFEMTLEEAQDLIMTARVMLGWVDPADLEPDEEVSEDAEAEEAEV; translated from the coding sequence ATGGCGATTACATCCGCAAACCAGCTTGAGCTTTTGCAAACCGCTGAGGCCGTGGCACGAGAGAAAATGATCGACCCCGGTCTGGTCGTCGAAGCGATGGAAGAATCGCTCGCCCGTGCTGCGAAGTCTCGCTACGGCGCGGAAATGGACATTCGGGTGCATATTGATCGCAAGACAGGCAAGGCGACCTTTACCCGCGTGCGGACAGTGGTCGAAGATGAGCTGCTGGAAAACTATCAGGCTGAGTTCACCGTCGAGCAGGCCAAGCAGTACATGGAAAACCCTGAGGTCGGTCAGCAACTGATCGAAGAAGTCCCCCCGGTTGAAATGGGCCGAATCGCCGCGCAATCCGCCAAACAGGTGATCTTGCAGAAAGTTCGTGAAGCCGAACGGGATCGCCAGTTCGAAGAGTTCAAAGACCGCGCCGGCAGCATCATCAACGGTCTCGTTAAGCGCGAAGAATACGGCAATGTCATCGTGGATGTGGGGGCTGGTGAAGCGATCCTGCGTCGCAATGAAAAGATTGGCCGCGAATCGTATCGTCCGAACGACCGTATCCGGGTCTACATCAAAGACGTGCGCCGCGAGCAGCGTGGCCCGCAGATTTTCCTCAGCCGCACGGCACCGGAATTCATGGCCGAGCTGTTCAAAATGGAAGTGCCTGAGATTTACGACGGCATCATCGAGATCAAAGCCGTTGCCCGTGACCCGGGATCGCGCGCCAAGATCGCCGTGATTTCTTATGACAACTCCATCGACCCTGTTGGCGCCTGTGTGGGTATGCGCGGATCGCGCGTTCAGGCGGTGGTAAATGAACTGCAAGGCGAAAAAATCGACATCATTCCATGGAATGAAGACCAGCCGACGTTCCTTGTGAACGCGCTGCAGCCAGCCGAAGTGTCCAAAGTTGTTCTGGACGAAGAAGCGGGCAAGATCGAAGTTGTTGTCCCCGAAGAGCAGTTGAGCCTCGCCATTGGGCGGCGTGGTCAAAACGTGCGTCTGGCGTCTCAGCTGACCGGCCTCGACATCGACATCATGACCGAAGAGCAGGAAAGCGCGCGCCGTCAGGCCGAGTTTGAACTGCGCACGCAACTCTTTGTCGACAATCTGGATCTGGACGAATTCTTTGCCCAGCTGCTCGTGTCCGAAGGTTTCACCAGCCTCGAAGAAGTCGCCTATGTCGAAGTGGATGAGCTGCTGGTGATCGACGGGGTCGATGCGGATACAGCAAATGAACTGCAGGCCCGGGCGCGCGATGTGCTTGAGGCGCAGAATAAAGCTGCAATTGAAAGCGCACGCGCCTTGGGAGTTGAAGACAGCCTGATTGAATTTGAGGGCCTGACGCCCCAAATGATTGAAGCACTGGCCAAGGATGATGTGAAAACGCTTGAAGACTTTGCAACCTGCGCGGACTGGGAACTGGCAGGCGGTTGGACCACGGTCGATGGAGAACGGTCAAAAGACGACGGTGTTCTGGAGCCATTCGAAATGACTCTGGAAGAGGCACAGGACCTGATCATGACCGCTCGTGTCATGTTGGGCTGGGTTGATCCGGCAGATCTTGAGCCCGACGAAGAAGTGTCGGAAGACGCTGAAGCGGAGGAAGCCGAGGTCTGA